The following proteins are encoded in a genomic region of Roseinatronobacter sp. S2:
- a CDS encoding LOG family protein → MRHWDDIPDTAQTRHPAYRLAFADKDFMLRDELRPVRLQLELLKPELLMNERGIQSTIVMFGGARIPRPEHADQASTPTLAGLARFYDEAREFARLMTLRSVQSYGREDVIATGGGPGVMEAGNRGAKDAGGASIGLNIVLPHEQAPNAYVTPDLCFNFHYFAIRKMHFLMRAKAIAVFPGGFGTLDELFETLTLIQTDRMQKMPFVLFGREFWQKIINWDALAEAGTISPEDLKLFHFVETAAEAIEIIDNFKPDGCD, encoded by the coding sequence ATCCGGCACTGGGACGACATTCCCGACACCGCGCAGACACGCCATCCCGCCTATCGTCTGGCATTCGCTGACAAGGATTTCATGCTGCGCGACGAATTGCGCCCCGTGCGGCTGCAACTGGAATTGCTGAAACCCGAATTGCTGATGAATGAACGCGGCATTCAGTCAACAATCGTCATGTTCGGGGGCGCGCGCATTCCCCGCCCCGAACATGCAGATCAGGCCAGCACCCCCACTTTGGCGGGCCTTGCGCGGTTTTATGACGAAGCGCGCGAATTCGCCCGCCTGATGACATTGCGATCCGTGCAAAGCTACGGGCGCGAAGATGTGATTGCCACAGGCGGCGGCCCCGGTGTGATGGAAGCAGGCAATCGCGGGGCCAAGGATGCGGGCGGTGCGTCCATCGGGCTGAATATCGTGTTGCCGCATGAACAGGCGCCCAATGCTTATGTGACACCTGATTTGTGTTTCAACTTCCACTATTTCGCCATCCGCAAAATGCATTTCCTGATGCGCGCCAAGGCGATTGCGGTCTTTCCGGGCGGTTTTGGCACTTTGGACGAATTGTTTGAAACGCTGACGCTTATTCAGACAGACCGCATGCAAAAGATGCCTTTTGTCCTGTTCGGTCGGGAATTCTGGCAAAAGATCATCAACTGGGACGCGCTGGCAGAAGCGGGCACCATCAGCCCCGAAGACCTGAAGCTGTTCCACTTTGTTGAAACAGCCGCAGAGGCGATTGAGATTATCGACAATTTCAAGCCGGACGGGTGTGATTGA
- a CDS encoding TIGR01244 family sulfur transferase has translation MDIRHLTDSYAVSPQITPEDVATLAEAGFTTIICNRPDGEIPPEVQADAIGQAVEGAGLRFVVNPVIGGAITMENVTAQGAALTDSTGPVLAYCASGNRSSIVWALSQAGQRPTDELIAIPAKYGYALEPFRPTLEQLAKG, from the coding sequence ATGGACATTCGCCACCTGACCGACAGTTACGCCGTATCGCCCCAGATTACGCCAGAGGATGTGGCAACCCTTGCCGAGGCGGGGTTTACCACAATCATCTGCAATCGCCCCGACGGGGAAATCCCGCCCGAGGTGCAGGCCGATGCCATAGGCCAAGCGGTCGAGGGGGCGGGCCTGCGGTTTGTGGTCAATCCCGTAATCGGCGGGGCAATCACCATGGAGAATGTGACCGCACAAGGGGCGGCCCTGACCGACAGCACCGGCCCTGTGCTGGCCTATTGCGCATCCGGTAACCGGTCATCGATTGTCTGGGCGCTAAGTCAGGCAGGCCAGCGCCCTACGGATGAGTTGATCGCGATACCCGCGAAATACGGCTATGCGCTCGAACCCTTCCGCCCCACGCTGGAACAACTGGCCAAGGGGTAG
- a CDS encoding DUF6691 family protein, with amino-acid sequence MQRVLLAAASGGLFGAGLLVSGMTDTTKVQGWLDIFGAWDPTLAFVLGGAILPMLLAWNMTTRRAQSLVGVPFPSKPDPRLGHNLVVGSVLFGAGWGLVGLCPGPAIASLSWGGTGGIVFILAMIGGMLVATPIRVRIDKLAAL; translated from the coding sequence ATGCAACGTGTATTACTTGCCGCCGCATCTGGCGGGCTGTTTGGCGCGGGTTTGCTGGTGTCGGGCATGACCGACACAACCAAGGTTCAGGGCTGGCTGGATATTTTCGGCGCATGGGACCCGACACTGGCATTCGTGCTGGGCGGGGCCATTTTGCCCATGCTGCTGGCGTGGAACATGACTACGCGTCGCGCGCAATCGCTTGTCGGCGTGCCATTCCCGTCCAAACCCGACCCGCGGCTGGGGCATAACCTTGTTGTGGGGTCTGTGCTGTTTGGTGCGGGTTGGGGGTTGGTGGGCTTGTGCCCCGGACCTGCGATTGCATCACTCAGTTGGGGGGGGACCGGCGGGATCGTCTTTATCCTTGCCATGATCGGCGGTATGCTTGTCGCAACGCCAATCCGTGTGCGCATCGACAAGCTTGCCGCACTCTGA
- a CDS encoding YeeE/YedE family protein → METDWIWGLVGGLMIGVSAAIFLLGNGRIMGASGIIGGLVDRSGLSNWDERLAFLAALVVVPALLLPFYNVEVTTNITNNLWIVVAGGLLVGIGTRLANGCTSGHGVCGISRFSLRGIVATVFYLLAGGIAMVLFRHVLGVI, encoded by the coding sequence ATTGAAACTGACTGGATTTGGGGCCTTGTCGGCGGCCTTATGATTGGGGTGTCGGCGGCGATATTCCTGCTGGGCAATGGCCGTATCATGGGCGCAAGCGGCATTATCGGCGGGCTTGTGGACCGCAGCGGATTGTCCAACTGGGATGAACGGCTGGCCTTTCTGGCGGCGCTGGTTGTGGTGCCTGCGCTTCTGCTGCCCTTCTATAACGTCGAGGTGACGACCAACATCACGAATAACCTGTGGATTGTGGTTGCAGGCGGGCTGTTGGTAGGCATTGGCACAAGGCTGGCCAATGGCTGCACATCCGGTCACGGGGTTTGCGGCATTTCGCGGTTTTCGCTGCGCGGCATTGTTGCGACCGTGTTCTACCTGCTTGCAGGTGGTATCGCGATGGTGCTGTTCCGGCATGTTCTGGGGGTGATCTGA
- a CDS encoding MBL fold metallo-hydrolase gives MHPEVTAFFDEATFTVTYVVRDPSSAKCAIVDSVLDFDYASGRTDTGSADAVVAFVKDKGYEVEWLLETHVHADHLSAAPYIQERVGGKIAIGENIRIVQDTFGKVFNEGTEFQRDGSQFDALFKHGDSFHIGQMRGDVMHTPGHTPACLTYVIGDAAFVGDTLFMPDFGTARCDFPGGSAETMWDSVQKILSLPDETRIFVGHDYKAEGRDTYAWETTVGAQKRMNKHVGSGKSKDDFVRARNERDAQLAMPRLIVPSLQVNMRAGQMPPAEENGTVYLKVPVNKL, from the coding sequence ATGCACCCCGAAGTCACCGCATTTTTTGACGAAGCCACATTCACGGTCACCTATGTCGTGCGCGACCCCAGCAGCGCGAAATGCGCGATCGTGGATTCGGTTCTGGATTTTGACTATGCCTCTGGCCGGACAGACACAGGTTCGGCAGATGCTGTTGTGGCCTTTGTGAAGGACAAGGGCTATGAGGTCGAATGGCTGCTGGAAACCCATGTCCATGCCGACCATTTGTCCGCCGCGCCCTATATTCAGGAACGTGTGGGGGGCAAAATTGCCATTGGCGAGAATATCCGCATTGTTCAGGACACATTCGGCAAGGTCTTCAATGAAGGGACCGAATTCCAGCGCGACGGCTCGCAGTTTGACGCGCTGTTCAAGCATGGCGACAGTTTCCATATTGGCCAGATGCGCGGCGATGTCATGCACACACCCGGCCACACCCCCGCCTGCCTGACCTATGTGATCGGCGATGCGGCCTTTGTGGGGGACACGTTGTTCATGCCGGATTTTGGCACGGCGCGCTGTGACTTCCCCGGCGGATCGGCGGAAACCATGTGGGATTCGGTCCAGAAAATCCTGTCCCTGCCCGATGAAACCCGCATTTTTGTGGGCCATGACTACAAGGCCGAAGGGCGCGACACCTATGCTTGGGAAACCACTGTTGGTGCGCAAAAACGCATGAACAAACATGTGGGAAGCGGCAAATCCAAGGATGATTTCGTGCGCGCCCGCAATGAACGCGACGCCCAACTGGCCATGCCGCGCCTGATCGTGCCATCCTTGCAGGTGAATATGCGCGCAGGCCAGATGCCGCCCGCCGAAGAAAACGGCACCGTCTATCTGAAAGTGCCGGTTAACAAACTTTGA
- the ald gene encoding alanine dehydrogenase gives MLIGCPREIKPQEYRVGLTPVAAQEAIAHGHQVVVETGAGQGAGFEDDAYRAIGADVVDTAEEIFARAELVVKVKVKEPQAGERQQLREGQILFTYLHLAPDGPQTRDLLASGVTAIAYETVTDRAGGLPLLAPMSEVAGRLAPQVGAWTLQKANGGRGVLMGGVPGVAPARVVVIGGGVVGTHAARIAAGMGADVTVLDMSLARLRYLDDAFGGVFKTSYASKGNTAELVEQADMVIGAVLIPGAEAPKLITRTQLSRMKPGAALVDVAIDQGGCFETSHATTHADPIYAVDGIMHYCVANMPGAVARSSTIALGNATMPFMLALANKGWRQACEDDAHLLAGLNTHAGHLTYYAVGKAQGIDVLSPSMALKV, from the coding sequence ATGCTTATTGGTTGCCCCAGGGAAATCAAGCCACAGGAATACCGTGTCGGGCTGACACCTGTTGCCGCACAAGAAGCCATTGCCCATGGCCATCAGGTTGTCGTTGAAACAGGTGCCGGACAGGGTGCAGGGTTTGAAGATGACGCCTACCGCGCAATCGGTGCAGATGTTGTGGATACGGCGGAAGAAATTTTTGCCCGCGCAGAACTTGTGGTCAAGGTCAAGGTCAAGGAACCACAGGCGGGGGAACGCCAGCAATTGCGCGAAGGGCAGATATTATTCACCTATCTGCATCTGGCACCGGACGGGCCGCAAACCCGCGATCTTCTGGCCAGCGGTGTGACCGCCATCGCCTATGAAACCGTGACCGACCGTGCAGGTGGCCTGCCCCTGCTGGCCCCCATGTCCGAGGTGGCGGGGCGGCTGGCCCCGCAAGTCGGGGCATGGACCTTGCAAAAGGCCAATGGCGGGCGCGGGGTGCTGATGGGCGGTGTGCCCGGTGTTGCGCCCGCGCGTGTTGTCGTGATTGGCGGCGGCGTTGTGGGCACCCATGCGGCGCGCATTGCGGCAGGAATGGGCGCGGATGTCACGGTGCTGGACATGTCGCTGGCGCGACTGCGCTATCTGGATGATGCCTTTGGCGGGGTGTTCAAGACCAGCTACGCGTCCAAGGGCAACACGGCAGAACTGGTGGAGCAGGCCGATATGGTTATCGGCGCGGTTCTGATACCCGGTGCCGAAGCCCCCAAGCTGATTACCCGCACGCAACTGTCGCGCATGAAACCGGGTGCGGCGCTGGTGGATGTGGCGATTGATCAAGGCGGGTGTTTTGAAACATCGCATGCGACCACACATGCCGATCCGATCTATGCGGTGGACGGAATCATGCATTACTGCGTGGCCAATATGCCCGGCGCGGTGGCGCGCAGTTCCACGATTGCGCTGGGCAATGCGACCATGCCCTTCATGCTGGCACTGGCAAACAAAGGGTGGCGGCAGGCATGCGAAGATGATGCGCATCTGCTGGCAGGGCTGAACACCCACGCAGGCCACCTGACCTATTATGCAGTTGGCAAGGCGCAGGGGATTGATGTGCTGTCACCGTCCATGGCCCTGAAGGTGTAG
- a CDS encoding Lrp/AsnC family transcriptional regulator, whose translation MQLDDTDRRILRVLQKQGRVTNAELAELVNLSPSACHRRVQRLEADGIIADYVALLDRRRIGRATVVFVEIKLSGQSEEILDAFEREVARVPDVLECHLMAGTADYLLKVIAADSDDFARIHRRYLSRLPGVVQMQSSFALRNVVQTTAIDI comes from the coding sequence ATGCAGCTAGATGACACAGATCGCCGTATTTTGCGGGTCTTGCAAAAACAGGGGCGCGTCACAAATGCCGAACTGGCCGAACTGGTCAACCTGTCGCCGTCGGCCTGTCACCGACGGGTTCAGCGGCTGGAAGCTGACGGGATTATTGCAGATTATGTCGCCCTGCTGGACCGCAGACGCATAGGCCGCGCGACAGTCGTGTTTGTGGAAATCAAACTGTCGGGCCAAAGCGAAGAGATCCTTGACGCGTTCGAGCGAGAGGTCGCGCGCGTGCCCGATGTGCTGGAATGCCACCTGATGGCCGGCACGGCCGATTACCTGCTGAAGGTCATTGCAGCAGACAGCGATGATTTCGCGCGCATTCACCGCCGCTACCTTAGCCGGTTGCCCGGCGTTGTGCAGATGCAATCATCATTTGCATTGCGCAACGTGGTCCAGACAACCGCCATAGATATTTAA
- the mscL gene encoding large conductance mechanosensitive channel protein MscL: MFKEFKTFITRGNVMDMAVGIIIGAAFTAIVTSLVDDLVNPLIGVFVGGVDFSEVSFGLGEAQFMIGNFINAIIKFLIIAWVVFLLVRTINRISSINKKEEAPAAQAPKGPTAEELLIEIRDTLKAK; this comes from the coding sequence ATGTTTAAAGAGTTCAAGACCTTTATCACACGCGGAAATGTCATGGATATGGCCGTTGGTATCATTATTGGTGCAGCATTCACCGCGATCGTGACATCGTTGGTGGATGATCTTGTGAACCCGCTTATCGGTGTTTTTGTGGGCGGCGTTGATTTCAGCGAGGTCAGCTTCGGTCTGGGCGAGGCCCAGTTCATGATCGGCAATTTCATCAACGCGATCATCAAGTTCCTGATCATTGCATGGGTTGTGTTCCTGCTGGTCAGGACCATCAACAGGATCAGTTCCATCAACAAGAAAGAAGAAGCACCGGCCGCCCAAGCCCCCAAAGGCCCGACCGCCGAAGAACTGCTGATCGAAATCCGCGATACGTTGAAGGCGAAGTAA
- a CDS encoding protein-L-isoaspartate O-methyltransferase has product MPDYATRRTMMVDTQVRPSDVTKFTIIGAMLRIPREVFVPDALREAAYVGENITLGDNRVLLDPRTLSKMLDMLDVNRTELVLDIGCGTGYSAAILAQLAQAVVAVEEDDALAQDAETALAHVGAEAVIVHKGPLTEGAPDHAPYDAMIVQGGVSEFPAALTRQLREGGRVVCLFMQGQLGVVRLGVRQGDQIAWRDVFNAAAPVLPGFEKQEAFTF; this is encoded by the coding sequence ATGCCGGATTATGCAACTCGTCGCACCATGATGGTTGATACGCAAGTGCGCCCGTCGGATGTAACCAAATTCACGATCATTGGCGCAATGCTGCGCATCCCGCGCGAAGTGTTTGTGCCCGATGCGCTGCGCGAAGCGGCCTATGTGGGTGAAAACATTACGCTTGGCGACAATCGCGTGCTGCTTGATCCGCGCACCTTGTCCAAAATGCTGGACATGCTGGACGTGAACCGGACTGAACTGGTGCTCGATATCGGGTGCGGGACAGGATATTCCGCTGCAATTCTGGCGCAGTTGGCACAGGCCGTAGTCGCGGTCGAGGAAGATGACGCGCTTGCGCAGGATGCGGAAACCGCACTGGCCCATGTCGGCGCAGAAGCCGTGATCGTGCACAAAGGCCCCCTGACCGAAGGTGCGCCCGATCACGCCCCCTATGATGCCATGATCGTGCAAGGCGGGGTGTCGGAATTTCCCGCCGCGCTGACCCGGCAATTGCGTGAAGGGGGCCGTGTGGTCTGTCTGTTCATGCAGGGGCAATTGGGGGTTGTCCGCCTTGGTGTGCGGCAGGGCGACCAGATTGCATGGCGGGATGTGTTCAATGCCGCCGCGCCCGTTTTGCCGGGCTTTGAAAAACAGGAAGCGTTCACTTTCTGA
- a CDS encoding TolC family outer membrane protein: MFRTTLAAFTIACSTALAGLPVAAQSLADTFINAYQNSDLLEQNRAVLRAADEDVALAIASLRPVLNFVAQTRGERRITGALEQETLSASVSLSAEITLIDFGRGALARQSAEALVMGTRQALLNVEQQVLLDAVRAFMDVRSAVETVTLRQTTMRLTQQELNAAQERFELGEITRTDVSLAEARLAAARSQLAAAEGDLAVAREEYKLATGRHPGQLRQPPALPTLPSSLQAAQDIARNTHPSVKQAQFEATAAELNAERAAAQRHGSVTADASIGVTSDLLNSGPSTRSASAGVRYARPIYQGGAISAQHRQALARRDAARSGMHRSVAQVIQNVAVQWANLDVARARIAASQQQVRAAQNAFEGTREEARLGARTTLDVLNAENDLMDARTVLLQSQAGVQVASYGLMAAMGLLTVDHLRLGIPTYDPEAYYNAVRNAPVTSQQGEALDRVLRAIGRE, encoded by the coding sequence ATGTTCAGAACTACACTCGCCGCGTTCACCATTGCGTGCAGCACAGCACTTGCAGGCCTGCCTGTCGCTGCGCAATCGCTGGCAGATACCTTCATCAACGCCTATCAGAATTCCGACCTGCTGGAACAGAACCGCGCGGTTCTGCGCGCCGCAGACGAAGATGTGGCACTTGCGATTGCGTCCTTGCGGCCGGTGCTGAACTTTGTCGCCCAGACGCGTGGAGAGCGGCGCATTACCGGCGCGCTGGAGCAAGAAACCCTAAGCGCATCCGTCAGCCTGTCGGCGGAAATTACCCTGATCGATTTCGGGCGCGGCGCGCTGGCGCGGCAATCTGCCGAAGCGCTGGTCATGGGAACACGGCAGGCGTTGCTGAATGTGGAACAACAGGTGCTTCTGGATGCCGTGCGCGCCTTCATGGATGTGCGCAGCGCCGTGGAAACCGTGACCCTGCGCCAGACCACCATGCGCCTGACGCAGCAGGAACTGAATGCGGCACAGGAACGTTTTGAACTGGGCGAGATTACGCGCACTGATGTGTCACTGGCCGAAGCCCGCCTTGCCGCCGCCCGCAGCCAGCTTGCCGCCGCCGAAGGCGATCTGGCCGTCGCGCGCGAAGAATACAAACTGGCCACGGGGCGTCACCCCGGCCAGTTGCGCCAACCCCCTGCGCTGCCCACATTGCCATCATCGCTACAGGCCGCGCAGGATATTGCCCGCAACACCCACCCATCTGTGAAACAGGCCCAGTTTGAAGCGACCGCTGCCGAATTGAACGCCGAACGCGCCGCTGCACAACGCCACGGCAGCGTGACAGCCGATGCCAGCATCGGGGTCACATCGGATTTGCTGAACAGCGGGCCAAGCACGCGATCAGCCTCGGCGGGGGTGCGGTATGCGCGCCCGATCTATCAGGGCGGCGCCATCAGCGCGCAGCACCGTCAGGCCCTGGCGCGGCGGGATGCGGCGCGGTCAGGCATGCACCGCAGCGTGGCGCAGGTCATTCAGAATGTGGCTGTGCAATGGGCCAATCTGGATGTTGCCCGCGCCCGCATTGCAGCCAGCCAGCAACAGGTGCGCGCAGCACAAAACGCATTTGAAGGAACCCGCGAAGAAGCCCGCCTTGGCGCACGCACAACGCTGGACGTTCTGAACGCGGAAAACGACCTGATGGATGCGCGCACAGTCCTGTTGCAATCACAGGCCGGTGTGCAGGTGGCAAGCTACGGGTTGATGGCGGCAATGGGTTTGCTGACAGTTGATCATTTGCGTCTGGGCATTCCGACCTATGACCCCGAAGCCTACTATAACGCCGTGCGCAACGCGCCCGTCACATCGCAACAAGGCGAGGCGCTGGACCGTGTTTTGCGGGCCATCGGGCGGGAATAA
- a CDS encoding PQQ-dependent sugar dehydrogenase yields the protein MPISKRRIAAVCAVTATLSIPANAQPAFDLETVATGLNSPWAMAFLPDSGDMIITKRGGDIVLLDHNSGEMQPVSGAPDVDTRGQGGLLDIAPAPDFAQSGLVYMTWAGRVGGQNSTTHLGRARLDRDESALVDLEVLHSVSPAIDSGAHFGSRIVFSDGYVFAGFGDRGSKEFGPDHISQDLSSENGAVIRLTMDGDIPADNPFVDDEGAAGAIWSYGHRNIQAMTLHPDTGDIWLAEHGEAGGDEVNIVERGGNYGWPLAANGVTYRGGERFAEPHQDGDGFIAPAYVWPAGRDDHFPPSGMTFYTGDAFPDWQGHLLIGNLFHQYLGLFTEDDGTLEPVARLLDGEGHRIRDVAVDPQDGTIYVLADGDNVPLMRIVPAP from the coding sequence ATGCCGATATCAAAACGCCGGATCGCAGCCGTTTGCGCCGTCACCGCGACCCTGTCCATACCCGCGAATGCCCAGCCCGCATTCGATCTGGAAACCGTAGCCACCGGCCTGAACAGTCCGTGGGCCATGGCCTTCTTGCCCGACAGCGGCGACATGATCATCACCAAGCGCGGTGGTGACATTGTGTTGCTGGACCACAATAGCGGCGAGATGCAGCCCGTCAGCGGCGCGCCGGATGTTGACACGCGCGGTCAGGGCGGGTTGCTGGACATCGCGCCCGCCCCCGATTTTGCGCAATCGGGGCTGGTTTACATGACATGGGCCGGACGCGTGGGCGGCCAGAATTCAACAACCCATCTGGGGCGCGCGCGTCTGGACCGCGATGAAAGCGCGCTGGTCGATCTTGAAGTGCTGCACAGCGTCAGCCCCGCCATTGATTCTGGTGCGCATTTCGGGTCGCGCATCGTGTTTTCTGACGGGTATGTCTTTGCCGGTTTCGGGGATCGCGGGTCCAAGGAATTCGGGCCGGACCATATTTCGCAAGACCTGTCGAGCGAGAATGGCGCCGTTATCCGCCTGACGATGGATGGCGACATTCCCGCCGACAACCCCTTTGTCGATGACGAAGGGGCGGCGGGGGCAATCTGGTCTTATGGCCACCGCAATATTCAGGCCATGACCCTGCACCCTGACACCGGCGACATCTGGCTGGCCGAACATGGCGAAGCGGGCGGCGATGAGGTCAACATCGTTGAACGCGGCGGCAATTACGGCTGGCCGCTGGCAGCCAATGGCGTGACCTATCGCGGGGGCGAACGGTTTGCCGAACCGCATCAGGACGGCGACGGGTTCATTGCCCCCGCCTATGTCTGGCCCGCAGGGCGCGATGACCACTTTCCGCCATCAGGCATGACCTTCTATACAGGCGATGCCTTTCCCGACTGGCAGGGGCATTTGCTGATTGGCAACCTGTTTCACCAGTATCTGGGGCTGTTCACCGAAGACGACGGCACGCTGGAGCCGGTGGCCCGCCTGCTGGATGGCGAGGGGCACCGCATTCGCGATGTCGCGGTCGACCCGCAGGACGGGACCATCTATGTGCTGGCCGATGGTGACAATGTGCCATTGATGCGGATTGTTCCGGCACCCTGA
- a CDS encoding bifunctional allantoicase/(S)-ureidoglycine aminohydrolase, whose translation MTADATRPPSPRYYVPTGGLPPQSQLTTDRAMFTEAFAIIPKGTLSDIVTSSLPFWTGARFWVLARPLSGFAETFSQYIVELAPDGGSDRPETDPQAEGALFVVEGGLSVRIGGETHTLGAGGFAFVPAGSDWTLRNDSGGKTVFHWIRKRYQALDGLDHPEPFVAQEQDIPPAPMPDTNGAWATTRFMDPADMRHDMHVTIVTLQPGASIPFDETHVMEHGLYVLQGKGVYHLNQQWVEVEAGDFMWLRAFCPQACYAGGPVPFRYLLYKDVNRHAILP comes from the coding sequence ATGACCGCAGATGCCACGCGCCCGCCATCGCCGCGCTACTATGTGCCCACCGGCGGGCTGCCGCCGCAATCGCAACTGACGACAGACCGCGCAATGTTTACCGAAGCCTTTGCCATTATCCCCAAAGGCACGCTTTCGGACATTGTGACCAGTTCCCTGCCGTTCTGGACAGGTGCGCGGTTCTGGGTTCTGGCCAGACCGCTTAGCGGATTTGCCGAAACATTCTCGCAATACATCGTTGAACTGGCCCCTGATGGCGGCAGCGACCGCCCCGAAACCGACCCGCAGGCCGAAGGCGCGCTGTTTGTCGTTGAAGGGGGGCTGAGTGTCCGCATTGGCGGGGAAACCCATACGCTTGGCGCTGGCGGGTTCGCGTTTGTGCCCGCAGGCAGTGACTGGACCCTGCGCAATGACAGCGGCGGCAAAACCGTGTTCCACTGGATTCGCAAACGCTATCAGGCACTGGACGGGCTGGACCATCCCGAACCGTTTGTCGCGCAGGAACAGGACATCCCCCCGGCCCCCATGCCGGACACTAATGGTGCATGGGCCACAACGCGGTTCATGGACCCCGCAGATATGCGCCATGATATGCATGTGACCATCGTGACCTTGCAGCCGGGCGCAAGCATTCCGTTTGATGAAACCCATGTCATGGAACACGGGCTGTATGTGTTGCAGGGCAAGGGCGTCTACCATCTGAACCAGCAATGGGTCGAGGTGGAAGCAGGGGATTTCATGTGGCTGCGCGCGTTCTGCCCACAAGCCTGCTATGCGGGCGGCCCCGTGCCGTTTCGCTACCTGTTATACAAGGACGTGAACCGACACGCCATCCTGCCCTGA
- a CDS encoding FliM/FliN family flagellar motor C-terminal domain-containing protein, which translates to MDQAEAEQNNQTDRQNPLERMAGRTRAAAGAENSAFDGAIRVAFGRMAQTCRGLDATVNSVKMYPASLAEVVEIAEPGMFLSLLEGGQDRIGLAVMCHSMMAGLVEAVTTARVADTAPNPRKPTRTDAALLAPLIDTLFQQIARRLAGTGARESQFAGYVYGSFLDDPRPLGVLLEDVPYQILRLRVQFGHGPRAGDLYLVLPDRAFAQELAGAEHETTEKAQWAARLEATVCAAEVQLDAILCRMQMKLSAVSTLKRGDVLCLPESALEALSLETLKGQVIAKARLGQARGQRAVRLTSQPGDMTDDYDAPFTLPVSAARILPVCPVGMDGIDTGQDPDADTPDFAIADDMPMQTMADDIAPLPDAPTEEE; encoded by the coding sequence ATGGATCAGGCAGAAGCGGAACAGAACAACCAGACGGATCGGCAAAATCCTTTGGAACGGATGGCCGGACGGACGCGTGCCGCCGCCGGTGCCGAGAACTCGGCCTTTGACGGGGCGATTCGTGTGGCCTTCGGGCGCATGGCGCAGACATGTCGCGGGCTGGATGCAACCGTAAACTCGGTGAAGATGTATCCCGCCAGTCTGGCGGAAGTTGTGGAAATTGCCGAACCGGGCATGTTCCTGTCCCTGCTGGAAGGGGGGCAGGACAGAATCGGGCTGGCGGTGATGTGTCACAGTATGATGGCCGGGCTGGTCGAAGCCGTCACAACCGCACGCGTCGCAGATACAGCGCCCAACCCGCGCAAGCCGACGCGCACCGATGCGGCCCTGCTGGCCCCGTTGATCGATACCTTGTTCCAGCAGATTGCCCGACGGCTGGCAGGGACAGGGGCGCGGGAAAGCCAGTTTGCGGGCTATGTCTACGGGTCATTTCTGGATGATCCGCGCCCGCTTGGTGTTTTGCTGGAAGATGTGCCCTATCAGATACTTCGGCTGCGCGTGCAATTCGGCCACGGCCCGCGCGCAGGGGATCTGTATCTTGTTTTGCCCGACAGGGCGTTCGCGCAGGAACTGGCGGGCGCGGAACATGAAACCACCGAAAAAGCACAATGGGCCGCGCGACTGGAAGCGACGGTTTGTGCGGCTGAAGTGCAGCTTGATGCCATTTTGTGCCGGATGCAGATGAAGCTATCGGCAGTATCGACCCTGAAGCGCGGCGATGTGCTGTGCCTGCCCGAAAGCGCGTTGGAAGCGCTGTCACTTGAAACGCTGAAAGGGCAGGTGATCGCCAAGGCCCGACTGGGGCAGGCGCGTGGCCAGCGTGCCGTGCGCCTGACCAGCCAGCCCGGTGACATGACAGACGATTACGATGCGCCCTTTACCCTGCCTGTGTCCGCAGCCCGCATTCTGCCTGTCTGTCCTGTTGGCATGGACGGGATTGATACAGGCCAAGACCCGGATGCGGACACGCCCGATTTCGCCATCGCTGATGATATGCCCATGCAAACAATGGCCGACGATATTGCCCCGCTGCCAGACGCGCCGACAGAGGAGGAGTAG